gcgcactgctctctcctttttcccCTCATCTATCAAcgacggggagggagaggcaaggccctcctccacagaTACACAGCGCTACGActacgcgcgcgtgtgcatgcgcggcagacgcacgcacgaggaaggagaggacggCGAACGGAGAGACGCCGGAGAGCGTGGCCGCTCCGCCATCCGCCCCGCCGTCCTctcagaaaaaaaaaacgccgacgagagcgaaaaaaaaaaagagaaggggcgcatcgcacgcacacgcgcgctcctcctcctccctcgagCCGGtcgtcacgcgcacacacacacagtcgcggtggcagcggctccgctgcagcacacgcacgcgtgcacctACATCATCACCGTGGGGCACGAGTGCACCTTAGTACTCCTCGACGTCCTCCTCACCCATGTCGTCGGCGGATTCGGCGCCAACCTCCTCGTAGTNNNNNNNNNNNNNNNNNNNNNNNNNNNNNNNNNNNNNNNNNNNNNNNNNNNNNNNNNNNNNNNNNNNNNNNNNNNNNNNNNNNNNNNNNNNNNNNNNNNNCATTCCGTTTGtgggtgcgcgcacacgtgatCAGCTTCCCGCCTTGCCTTGCGTGCCTCGCCCTTCCGCGTTTTCACGTCGGAGCGGTcagcgcgcgtgtggtgtgtgcgccgaCATCACCcgctccacccacccatctcTGCTCACGTGCGCGGGCGGGTGGGCCGCTGTGCAGGCTCGCAGGTGCGTGGCGGAGGGGGCTCGTGGGCAGCTCCAGGGAGcgggggcacacacgcacgcacatgcgcactgctctctcctttttcccCTCATCTATCAAcgacggggagggagaggcaaggccctcctccacagaTACACAGCGCTACGGctacgcgcgcgtgtgcatgcgcggcagacgcacgcacgaggaaggagaggacggCGAACGGAGAGACGCCGGAGAGCGTGGCCGCTCCGCCATCCGCCCCGCCGTCCTctcagaaaaaaaaaaacgccgacgagagcgaaaaaaaaaagagaaggggcgcatcgcacgcacacgcgcgctcctcctcctccctcgagCCGGtcgtcacgcgcacacacacacagtcgcggtggcagcggctccgctgcagcacacgcacgcgtgcacctACATCATCACCGTGGGGCACGAGTGCACCTTAGTACTCCTCGACGTCCTCCTCACCCATGTCGTCGGCGGATTCGGCGCCAACCTCCTCGTAGTCcttctccagcgcagcgagatcctcgcgcgcctcggagaactcgccctcctccatgCCCTCACCCACGTACCAGTGCACGAACGCGCGCTTGCTGTACATCAGATCGAACTTGTGGTCGATGCGGGCAAACACCTCAGCGATCGCGGTCGAGTTGGCAATCATGCAcacggcgcgctgcaccttCGCGAGGTCACCGCCGGGCACAACGGTCGGCGGCTGGTAGTTGATGCCGCACTTGAAGCCAGTCGGGCACCAGTCCACGAACTGAATTGTCCGCTTCGTCTTGATCGTCGCAATCGCGGCGTTGACATCCTTCGGCACGACATCACCGCGGTACATGAGGCAGCACGACATGTACTTGCCGTGGCGAGGATCGCACTTGGTCAGCATGCCGGCAGGCTCAAACACCGAGTTCGTGATGTCCGCGACGGACAGCTGCTCGTGGTACGCCTTCTCGGCAGACACCACCGGGGCGTAGCTCGTCAGCACGAAGTGGATGCGCGGGTACGGCACAAGGTTCGTCTGGAACTCCGTCAGGTCCACGTTCAGCGCACCATCGaagcgcagcgacgccgtcaGAGACGACACCACCTGGCCGATCAGGCGGTTCACGTTCGTGTACGACGGGCGCTCAATGTCGAGAGAACGGCGAGTGAGGTCGTAGATGGCCTCGTTGTCCAGCATCGTCGCAACATCGGTGTGCTCGAGCAGCGAGTGCGTCGACAGCACGCAGTTGTACGGCTCCACGACGGCAGTCGACACCTGCGGGCTCGGGTACACGGTGTACCCAAGCTTGGACTTCTTGCCGTAGTCCACAGAcaggcgctccagcagcagcgcaccgaggccagagccggtgccgccacccACAGCGTGGAACACCATAAAGCCCTGGAGACCAGTGCAGTTGTCCGCCAGCTTGCGAATGCGGTCCAGCGCAAGGTCGACGATCTCCTTGCCGATCGTGTAGTGGCCACGAGCGTAGTTGTTCGCCGCATCCTCCTTGCCAGACACCAGCTGCTCGGGGTTGAACAGCTGGCGGTACGTGCCGGTGCGCACCTCATCCACGACCGTAGGCTCGAGGTCCAGGAAGATGCAGCGAGGAACGTGCTTGCCAGCACCAGTCTCCGAGAAGAACGTGTTGAACGCGTCATCCTCAACGCCAATGCACTTGTCAGAGGGCATGGAGCCATCGGGCTGGATGCCGTGCTCGAGGCAGAACAGCTCCCAGCACGCGTTACCGACCTGGCAGCCGGCCTGGCCAATGTGGATGCAGATAGCCTCACGCATGGCTgaaaaagagggaagaggggttAGAAGGCGGTTTAAAGGTGTTTGTTCGAAGAACGAGAGCGAAGAGCTGCGTGGGTTTCGgtgggcgtgcgcgtgtgtgcatcgcGCATGTTGTGTGTCCGccaggaggggaggggaggggaggggagaggagaggagggaaagagCAAGGTGTGGGGAAGAAACGCGTGGCAGACGTCCGGCacagggcagcagcagcagcagcagggccgCGCTCCGTGAAGACGGAGgagcgtgcacgtgcgtgtctgtgcgcatgaGCCCCATCTTCTCATCAGGAGCTGCTCATTCCGTTTGtgggtgcgcgcacacgtgatCAGCTTCCCGCCTTGCCTTGCGTGCCTCGCCCTTCCGCGTTTTCACGTCGGAGCGGTcagcgcgcgtgtggtgtgtgcgccgaCATCACCcgctccacccacccatctcTGCTCACGTGCGCGGGCGGGTGGGCCGCTGTGCAGGCTCGCAGGTGCGTGCAGACAAGAGGGACGGCGTCACGAGATAGATGAGCAGGGCAACGACAATGGAcgatggaggggaggggcatgtAAATGAACGAGTCGCTACATTTGACTAGGTCGCGGGACGTATGGAGCTGAGCGTGTACACGTGCTGCGTCGCTCACTTAGGGCCAGAAAGTCCCTCGTGTAGTGTTATGCATCGTCTGCATGCCTCGTGGAGTttccgcggcagcggcgggccGGTGCGTCGTGTATCGTGCGAatcgccgacgacgccgaagAAGGAGGAGTTGCGTCCCCGTCGCTCACTGTGTCATCTTCCACGGTATCGTCCGTACTCGTTGTGCCAGATGACGAGGAGCATCGCTGTCGCTTGCGTCGTGAGGAAGCCGTGGCTTTtcgtgcagcacgcgcacccctTGCGGCCTTAGCTCGACCAGACACCGGTACAGCACGAGTTGGAGTGGACTGTCTAATTTCGTATGCACTCTCTTCCATCAGGGCAACCTCTAGCTCGACGCTCAGCGCGTGCCACGCAGCCTCCTCTACATCCCTTGAAGGGTGTGTTGTCGGCGACGCCCTTAAGGCAGGCTCCAAGATTCTCAAAAGCCGCTCCACGCGCTCTGTCAGATGGGCTGTCGCCGCGCTGTTCGCAAGGCTTCGGCGCagtgcaggcgcagcgctgtggtgtgctgcagcagtggcgagACCGCAGTTTGATCGGTTGCGGTGGCGCATGAGCGTCGCAGAAGTCGCATGGTACTCAAATCCAAGACTGCGACGGAGGTAATgaagcagcacggcgccaaCAGCCTTCCACCGCATGAGCGCGCTAGCGCTTGCATCGGCGCGCGATGGTGGTTCAGTCGACGCCTCCTTGTCCCTCAGCCAGTCCAATGCTGCCTGCCCGTTTAAGTCGAAGCCGGTGCgggcctgctgcagcagatgcaCCACGTCGCTCTCATGCAGGAACGGCAACGTCGCAAGCGCCAGCGTCAAGtgacagagaaagagaaacgGGTGGAAAAGGCCGAAGAGGACAGACGGCGATGAGGACGCGGCCAgagtggcggcagcgtcggtaATCTGCCGCGCATGTTcctcgcaccaccaccgcgccttATCATCTTGGTAGAAAAAACGCACAAGGGTGGTGATCATGCTGTCGCGCAGCCGCTTGTGCAGTAGCGTGTACACGGAACTGTGGACACTGCACCCGCTCAGTACATCACCGGCGCCGTCATCGGCAGCAGTAGCCGTAGTCGCGGCAAGCGGTTTACCGGGCAACACCGCGCTGCGCAGAAGGTTCGCGCCGCACGTGTGGTGCAGACAAAACGCAAGCACAACACCCCGCCCGACCGACGCCCCCACAACCTCCTCATGGCGCTCACAGTGGATGGTGAGACTGGCCcccgcctgctgccgcagcggcccaTGTACGTCCGCGGCGAGGGCAACGATAGCCTGCATGTACTTATCAGGCGGGAGTAGCCCCCCGTGCGCGGCTTGCAGAAACAATCGCAGACAGAGCGAGCGTACTTGAGCGTTCGgggtgccgcagctgagCCGCGCGATGTCGCCGTGAAACTGCTGAAAGATCCATGTTGCCATACCGCTATTAAAGTCCTCCGTGTGTGCTCCACCCGGTgagtgcggcggcggggctCCCTTCGCGTTGGTTCTCGCCTTCATCTGCTTGGGCacgtcgacagcggcggcggcccgctTATGGCATGTGCGCTTGGCGCGGCCaccaggcggtggcgcctcaagcctgtcgctgccgtcacTCCTTTCCTGGCTCCCACTCGAAGTGTcgctggcgtcgccgccgccgctggagccGAGGATGAGTGCCATCGTGCCCAGGTGGGTGGCCtttcgcgctgccgcttccacCCGCTGATCCTCCTCTTTGAGAAAGTCAGAGAGCAAGGAGAGGCCTTGCAGCTGAAAGCTCATGTCGTGTGAGCGAAGTGCGTCGCGAATGTGTCCCTCAGCGCGGAGGAGGTACGTCGTGGGATCCAGCATGCACAATGATGCAACAACGCGCAGGGCGATCAGGGCAACGCCCTTTTGCGTGACCGGGCTGCCACAGCTTCCTAAGACGTCCTCCAGGAGCTGGTACGTGTTAGCCATGATACCGGGGCCCGCGATGAGCGCATTCAACGCTGTTGCACCTGCGTCATGACCGCCCAGCGACTCCTCCATCAAGGCCGGGTGCGGTGGGTGCTGCTTCCAGCCCGGATACATGCGCAAAAACTCGGAcaggagaaagaggaagcGCTGCGTGTAGGCGACActctgcggctgcgtggCCAAGCTCGGCAACAGCCCTCGCACACGGGTGTAGTAGGTGTTCATGAGCGAGTAGCAGAGTTGCAAGTACGGCACGTTGACCTGTCCGGAGAGATGATGCTTGGCGCCGCACGTGATGAGGGCGCTCAGGGTACCGCAGGAGGCGACGATCACGCGCTGCTGATACGGCCCCACGTACTTGGATAGCAGCGCTGTTAAGCAGCGTGCGAGCTGGTCGAGGGAGATGAGGGGCAGCCGAGGGACCTTCAGAACGGCGTGCAAGGTTTGACACATGTGCAGCAGAGCCCCGCCCAGAGCCTCCGGCGCCTTGACGAGTGGCGATGTGGGAGGCGGGGGGTAGGCAATGGACTGCACCAGGACTTCGGCCAGCGGCTGCACCCACTCCCCGCGGGCCTGCGCGAGTGCCCGCAGCGTGGCGAGGCACGACACGGCGTCCTCGGTAGAGTGAAAGCAGCTGTACCGCGTCCACAGCGaccgcgctgcgcagcgcatgACGTGGAGCAGCCGGGCCCCGTCGATATGGTAGCCGCGCgggcgacgacgcgctgcagccgcagtcgcagcagtggcggtcGACGAAGAAGTCTCGCGTGCCGGATCGTATGCGGCTACGTATGCGTGCATGCCCTGTAGCACCTGCACGAGTGGGTGGTCCTCGCCGAGATCGTGCGGGTAGTCTGGCGCCGCAATCACCACCAGAGCAACGAGCTCCTTTgccagctgcgcgtgtgcgccggtgaGGGAGCCCTCGGCGTCACCTAGCGTCACCACCCAGCGGCGCAGAAAGtgcttcaccacctccttctGATGCCTCTGCGCCTCGGCCTCGTCGGAGGAGGCGAGTTGCAGTAGCTTGTGTTGAATGaagaacagcagcggcgcaccgtGCGGGGTGGCGAAAAGGCACTGGTAAGCGTCATCTGTCAGGAATGCGTcgagggcggcgatggtgcgcgACACCACGGTGGCGCTCTTGTCGTTGAGGAGGTAGAGGAGGCTGCTCACTACCTCCGCAGTGACCCCGTCAGCTGTTGCAGAGAAGTGGTCGGCCGAAGCCGACTCGCCCTCAGTTGCGGTGACGGTCGCGCCATTCAGCATTGTAAGAAGAAGGGGCACGATAGACTCCCGCACTCGCGCACTGTCGTCCTGCACGCACTGCCGTGCCACAGGCCACAGATAGCAATGGAGCGGCGGGTGCGCCGCGGAAAGGCGGGCGAGGTGGCCAAGTGCTCTCTTCTGTACCACGTCCGACACCGGTATCGCGACACCCTGTGCGTCTTTGAGGTGAAAGATGGAGAGCAGCATCGACACCAGGGTTTGCCGTGTGCGCAGGCTGAGCATAGAGTTGCTGAACTGCGTGCTGATGGCCTGCGTCCACGTACACACTTCGCTCCAGTTGGCCGGTGCGTCCCCAGCGCCGGGGGGGCGCTCCCACCGCAGAAGTGAGTTAAGCGCGGCCTGCGAAATCCATTCCTGATCGGCATCCTGCAGCGAAGCCCACGTTGTGAgttgcgccgcgcgcacgtgaAACCACACTGCAGCGTAATCGGCCGCGGTGGACGGATTCGTGATGAGCTGCGATTCCGCCACGTAGACAGATGTCATGATCCCAAGAAGGCAGCTGTCCGCAGTACTAAAGCGCGACGTCGCTCCcttgcctcctccaccacacaTGCGCTCCCAAGCCTGCTGGTCCCCAGCGGCAAGTTGTGCGGGAACGGGTGCACGCAAGATATGCTGAAGCGCCATGCGAGCCGCCGCCTGGCTTGTGCTGGTCGAGTCCCCAAG
Above is a window of Leishmania mexicana MHOM/GT/2001/U1103 complete genome, chromosome 13 DNA encoding:
- a CDS encoding alpha tubulin, with amino-acid sequence MGLMRTDTHVHAPPSSRSAALLLLLLPCAGRLPRVSSPHLALSLLSSPLPSPPLLADTQHARCTHAHAHRNPRSSSLSFFEQTPLNRLLTPLPSFSAMREAICIHIGQAGCQVGNACWELFCLEHGIQPDGSMPSDKCIGVEDDAFNTFFSETGAGKHVPRCIFLDLEPTVVDEVRTGTYRQLFNPEQLVSGKEDAANNYARGHYTIGKEIVDLALDRIRKLADNCTGLQGFMVFHAVGGGTGSGLGALLLERLSVDYGKKSKLGYTVYPSPQVSTAVVEPYNCVLSTHSLLEHTDVATMLDNEAIYDLTRRSLDIERPSYTNVNRLIGQVVSSLTASLRFDGALNVDLTEFQTNLVPYPRIHFVLTSYAPVVSAEKAYHEQLSVADITNSVFEPAGMLTKCDPRHGKYMSCCLMYRGDVVPKDVNAAIATIKTKRTIQFVDWCPTGFKCGINYQPPTVVPGGDLAKVQRAVCMIANSTAIAEVFARIDHKFDLMYSKRAFVHWYVGEGMEEGEFSEAREDLAALEKDYEEVGAESADDMGEEDVEEY